From the Streptomyces pluripotens genome, one window contains:
- a CDS encoding glutamyl-tRNA reductase, translated as MSLLVVGLSHRSAPVSVLERAALAVDAQVKLVQDTVTAEPATEAAVLATCNRIELYADVDKFHAGVAELSTLLAQHSGVGLEELTPYLYVHYEDRAVHHLFSVACGLDSMVVGEGQILGQIKDALARSQELHTAGRLLNDLFQQALRVGKRAHSETGIDRAGQSLVTFGLEQLAGGGDVQVWAADRTALVIGAGSMSSLAAATLARAGVTEVVVANRTVERAERLAQILTEGQDTAVTARAVAMDAVPAELTRADVVVSCTGATGLVLTADAVLRAAEGRAGQVTAGTGFPAARPETPWPSTSAGTEENCPLDLAAVQGATGFSVHGEAAVAGMDAATLEQHAAWVGTGTSRFERSREPGGGTAADRGERRTPEADAELITALAATVATVGRVPERRKPEPVAEIPRPDPSLFLLDLAMPRDIDAAVHRLAGVRLVDIESLAEVSADAPMAADVDQVRRIVSDEVAAFGAAQRAARITPTVVALRSMAADVVAGEIARLDGRLPDLDERQRGEIRQAVHRVVDKLLHAPTVRVKQLAAEPGGAGYADALRTLFDLDPETVASVSRAGDSTDEKDRPA; from the coding sequence GTGAGTCTCCTAGTCGTCGGGCTCAGCCACCGCAGCGCCCCGGTCAGCGTGCTGGAGCGGGCCGCGTTGGCCGTGGACGCCCAGGTCAAGCTGGTGCAGGACACGGTCACCGCCGAGCCCGCCACCGAGGCCGCGGTGCTCGCCACCTGCAACCGCATCGAGCTCTACGCCGACGTGGACAAGTTCCACGCCGGTGTCGCCGAGCTGTCCACGCTGCTCGCCCAGCACAGTGGGGTCGGCCTGGAGGAGCTGACGCCCTACCTCTATGTGCACTACGAGGACCGAGCCGTCCACCACCTGTTCTCGGTGGCCTGCGGCCTGGACTCGATGGTCGTGGGCGAGGGGCAGATCCTCGGGCAGATCAAGGACGCCCTGGCCCGCTCCCAGGAGCTGCACACGGCCGGAAGGCTCCTGAACGACCTGTTCCAGCAGGCCCTGAGGGTCGGCAAGCGCGCGCACTCCGAGACCGGTATCGACCGTGCCGGGCAGTCCCTGGTCACCTTCGGCCTGGAGCAACTGGCCGGGGGCGGAGACGTCCAGGTGTGGGCGGCGGACCGCACGGCGCTGGTCATCGGCGCCGGATCGATGTCCTCGCTGGCCGCGGCCACGCTCGCGCGGGCCGGGGTCACCGAAGTCGTCGTCGCCAACCGCACCGTCGAGCGCGCCGAACGGCTCGCACAGATATTGACCGAGGGTCAGGACACCGCCGTGACCGCGCGCGCGGTGGCGATGGACGCGGTGCCGGCCGAGCTGACACGTGCCGACGTCGTCGTCTCCTGCACCGGGGCGACCGGCCTGGTGCTCACGGCGGACGCGGTCCTCCGGGCGGCTGAGGGCCGCGCCGGACAGGTGACCGCCGGTACCGGTTTCCCGGCCGCGAGGCCGGAGACTCCCTGGCCCTCCACCAGCGCCGGCACCGAGGAGAACTGCCCGCTGGACCTGGCCGCCGTGCAGGGCGCGACGGGCTTCTCCGTGCACGGCGAGGCCGCCGTGGCCGGCATGGACGCGGCCACCCTGGAGCAGCACGCCGCCTGGGTCGGCACGGGCACCTCCCGCTTCGAGCGAAGCCGGGAGCCCGGCGGAGGCACCGCCGCGGATCGCGGGGAACGCCGCACCCCGGAGGCGGACGCCGAGCTGATCACCGCGCTCGCCGCGACCGTCGCCACCGTCGGCCGCGTCCCCGAGCGGCGCAAGCCCGAGCCGGTGGCGGAGATCCCGCGCCCTGACCCCTCCCTGTTCCTCCTCGACCTGGCCATGCCCCGCGACATCGACGCGGCCGTGCACCGGCTGGCGGGGGTGCGGCTGGTGGACATCGAGTCGCTGGCGGAGGTTTCCGCCGACGCTCCCATGGCGGCCGACGTCGACCAGGTGAGGCGTATCGTCTCTGACGAGGTGGCGGCCTTCGGAGCGGCCCAGCGGGCAGCGCGCATCACGCCCACCGTGGTCGCGCTGCGCTCCATGGCCGCCGACGTCGTCGCCGGTGAGATCGCGCGACTCGATGGCCGCCTGCCCGACCTGGACGAGCGCCAGCGCGGTGAGATCCGGCAGGCCGTGCACCGGGTCGTCGACAAACTGCTGCACGCGCCGACCGTGCGGGTCAAGCAGCTCGCGGCCGAGCCCGGCGGCGCCGGGTACGCGGACGCGCTGCGCACCCTGTTCGACCTCGACCCCGAGACGGTCGCCTCCGTCTCCCGGGCCGGGGACAGCACAGACGAGAAGGACCGACCAGCATGA
- a CDS encoding redox-sensing transcriptional repressor Rex: MATGRTHRPATRSRGIPEATVARLPLYLRALTALSERSVPTVSSEELAAAAGVNSAKLRKDFSYLGSYGTRGVGYDVEYLVYQISRELGLTQDWPVVIVGIGNLGAALANYGGFASRGFRVAALIDADPAMAGKPVAGIPVQHTDDLEKIIKTNGVSIGVIATPAGAAQQVCDRLVAAGVTSILNFAPTVLSVPDGVDVRKVDLSIELQILAFHEQRKAGEETAPGEGALPAATARDDSADQGPDGDVPAVMPA; the protein is encoded by the coding sequence GTGGCAACTGGCCGAACACACCGACCGGCGACCCGTAGCCGAGGGATTCCCGAGGCCACCGTCGCCAGGCTTCCGCTGTACCTCCGAGCCCTGACCGCGCTGTCTGAGCGCTCGGTGCCCACGGTCTCCTCCGAGGAGCTGGCCGCGGCGGCGGGGGTCAACTCCGCCAAGCTGCGCAAGGACTTCTCGTACCTGGGTTCCTACGGAACGCGCGGTGTCGGCTACGACGTGGAGTATCTCGTCTACCAGATCTCCCGTGAACTCGGCCTCACCCAGGACTGGCCGGTCGTGATCGTCGGCATCGGTAACCTCGGCGCCGCCCTCGCCAACTACGGCGGCTTCGCCTCCCGTGGCTTCCGGGTGGCCGCGCTGATCGACGCCGATCCGGCCATGGCGGGCAAGCCCGTTGCCGGAATCCCGGTGCAGCACACGGACGACCTGGAAAAGATCATCAAGACCAACGGGGTGTCCATCGGTGTCATCGCCACCCCCGCCGGCGCAGCCCAGCAGGTCTGCGACCGGCTCGTGGCCGCCGGGGTCACCTCCATCCTGAACTTCGCGCCGACCGTGCTGTCCGTGCCGGACGGCGTCGACGTGCGCAAGGTCGACCTCTCCATCGAGCTGCAGATCCTCGCCTTCCACGAGCAGCGCAAGGCCGGCGAGGAGACCGCGCCCGGCGAAGGCGCCCTGCCCGCCGCCACCGCCCGCGACGATTCCGCAGACCAGGGGCCCGACGGGGACGTACCCGCCGTGATGCCGGCGTGA
- a CDS encoding glutaredoxin family protein — protein sequence MAGMSPLFRRKAAPHERLVTLIRKPGCHLCDDAQVVIEKVCGDLGVPFELRDITHDQELHDQYWEQIPVVLVDGEQHTFWRVNEERLLRALTD from the coding sequence ATGGCCGGTATGAGTCCTCTCTTCCGGCGCAAGGCCGCTCCGCACGAGCGGCTGGTCACTCTCATCCGCAAGCCCGGCTGCCATCTGTGCGATGACGCGCAGGTGGTGATCGAGAAGGTGTGCGGCGACCTCGGTGTCCCCTTCGAGCTGAGGGACATCACGCATGACCAGGAGCTCCACGACCAGTACTGGGAGCAGATCCCGGTCGTCCTGGTAGACGGTGAACAGCACACCTTCTGGCGGGTGAACGAGGAGCGACTTCTGCGGGCACTGACCGACTAG
- a CDS encoding HAD family hydrolase, whose amino-acid sequence MAALGWLTPRRRSATARSVLAGEASAEAARKSSQEAQEAEEAQEAQLAEEEPEFPVIGDVKAAAFFDLDNTVMQGAALFHFGRGLYKRKFFETRDLAKFAWQQAWFRLAGVEDPEHMQDARDSALSIVKGHRVAELKTIGEEIYDEYMAERIWPGTRALAQAHLDAGQKVWLVTAAPVEIAQVIARRLGLTGALGTVAESVDGVYTGKLVGEPLHGPAKAEALRALAAAEGLDLSRCAAYSDSHNDIPMLSLVGHPYAINPDAKLRKHAREKDWRLRDYRTGRKAAKVGIPAAAGVGAVAGGTAAAIAFSRRRR is encoded by the coding sequence ATGGCCGCTCTCGGATGGCTCACTCCCCGTAGGCGCTCCGCCACGGCGCGAAGCGTGTTGGCAGGCGAGGCCTCGGCGGAGGCTGCCCGCAAGTCCTCGCAGGAGGCACAGGAGGCGGAGGAGGCACAGGAGGCGCAGCTCGCCGAGGAGGAACCGGAATTCCCGGTGATCGGCGACGTCAAGGCGGCCGCCTTCTTCGACCTCGACAACACCGTGATGCAGGGCGCCGCGCTGTTCCACTTCGGCCGGGGCCTGTACAAGCGGAAGTTCTTCGAGACCCGTGACCTGGCCAAGTTCGCCTGGCAGCAGGCATGGTTCCGGCTGGCCGGCGTCGAGGACCCGGAGCACATGCAGGACGCCCGCGACTCCGCCCTGTCGATCGTCAAGGGCCATCGCGTCGCCGAACTCAAGACCATCGGCGAGGAGATCTACGACGAGTACATGGCCGAGCGCATCTGGCCGGGCACCCGCGCCTTGGCCCAGGCCCACTTGGACGCGGGCCAGAAGGTGTGGCTCGTCACCGCGGCCCCGGTCGAGATTGCCCAGGTCATCGCCCGTCGCCTCGGCCTGACCGGCGCGCTCGGCACGGTCGCGGAATCGGTCGACGGGGTCTACACCGGCAAGCTCGTCGGCGAACCGCTGCACGGCCCGGCGAAGGCCGAGGCGTTGCGCGCCCTGGCCGCGGCGGAGGGGCTGGACCTCTCCCGCTGCGCGGCCTACAGCGACAGCCACAACGACATCCCCATGTTGTCCCTGGTCGGCCACCCGTACGCCATCAACCCGGACGCCAAGCTCCGCAAACACGCCCGGGAGAAGGACTGGCGCCTGCGCGACTACCGCACGGGCCGCAAGGCGGCGAAGGTCGGCATTCCGGCGGCGGCGGGCGTGGGGGCGGTCGCCGGCGGCACGGCGGCGGCGATCGCGTTCAGCCGGCGCCGCCGGTAG
- a CDS encoding ECF subfamily RNA polymerase sigma factor, BldN family has product MYPHVGVDASGLATLRATVATVKETLRGFVPTAYAVPALATAAPVGPCYALADGGAAVGRRGRSASATTTRRPAADSDSARMLDLVERAQAGEAEAFGRLYDQYSDTVYRYIYYRVGGRATAEDLTSETFLRALRRIGTFTWQGRDFGAWLVTIARNLVADHFKSSRFRLEVTTGEMLDANEVERSPEDSVLESLSNAALLDAVRRLNPQQQECVTLRFLQGLSVAETARVMGKNEGAIKTLQYRAVRTLARLLPDDAR; this is encoded by the coding sequence GTGTACCCACACGTCGGGGTTGACGCCTCGGGCCTGGCTACGCTGCGCGCAACAGTCGCAACGGTCAAAGAGACGCTGCGCGGCTTCGTCCCCACCGCGTACGCCGTCCCCGCCCTAGCCACCGCCGCACCCGTCGGCCCGTGCTACGCACTGGCCGACGGCGGCGCCGCGGTGGGCAGACGGGGGCGCTCCGCCAGCGCCACCACCACCCGCCGTCCGGCGGCGGACAGCGACAGCGCCCGGATGCTGGACCTCGTAGAACGCGCCCAGGCGGGTGAGGCCGAGGCCTTCGGCCGGCTCTACGACCAGTACAGCGACACCGTGTACCGGTACATCTACTACCGCGTCGGCGGCCGGGCCACCGCCGAGGACCTCACCAGCGAGACCTTTCTGCGGGCACTCCGCAGGATCGGCACCTTCACCTGGCAGGGCCGCGACTTCGGCGCCTGGCTGGTCACGATCGCCCGGAACCTGGTCGCGGACCACTTCAAGTCCAGCCGCTTCCGGCTGGAGGTCACTACCGGCGAGATGCTGGACGCCAACGAGGTCGAGCGTTCCCCCGAGGACTCCGTCCTGGAGTCCTTGTCGAACGCTGCCCTGTTGGACGCCGTACGCCGCCTCAACCCGCAGCAGCAGGAGTGCGTGACGCTCCGCTTCCTCCAGGGCCTGTCGGTCGCCGAGACCGCCCGGGTCATGGGAAAGAACGAGGGCGCCATCAAGACCCTGCAGTACCGCGCCGTCCGCACCCTGGCCCGGCTCCTGCCGGACGACGCCCGCTGA
- a CDS encoding DUF5667 domain-containing protein translates to MIANVSAHRRANAFALALEEQSDRDTAAEQSAAPAGSPPTTEEQTEQGGLLALAAGLDSLPKPQLDPEVKIVQRAQLVAAMEAMLQEGTGAADASVPEQRSHRAKAAHRASPLGKLRPRSRLTKGLAAGGLSVSVAAGAFGGVAAASSNALPGDSLYGLKRGIEDFRLNYLADGDDQRGQTYLDQASTRLSEARRLMERGRSGHLDHESIGEIRRTLSGMQRDVTEGHRLLHAAYEADPESLGPIQALSTFSQSHREAWSTLSDRLPVQLGDVKQQVSSVFDAIDEEVAPLQSQLPRPPARGGGDERRASTGPTTGASGASGTRRSTPPSSDGSTPSAGEYAPNTGGSTSDPSSTATTSSDGLLGGSTGGLLEPPKTGTGSDTPSTSASPTDQPDVTLPPLLPGLLPGLGIDSEDAG, encoded by the coding sequence GTGATCGCGAACGTATCGGCGCACCGGCGGGCGAACGCCTTCGCCCTGGCTCTGGAGGAGCAGTCCGACCGGGACACGGCGGCCGAGCAGTCCGCAGCACCGGCGGGGTCACCGCCGACCACCGAGGAACAGACCGAGCAGGGCGGACTACTGGCCCTGGCGGCAGGTCTCGACTCGCTGCCCAAGCCGCAGCTTGACCCCGAGGTCAAGATCGTCCAGCGCGCCCAGCTGGTGGCCGCGATGGAGGCAATGCTCCAGGAGGGAACCGGGGCGGCGGATGCTTCGGTACCCGAGCAGCGCTCCCACCGGGCGAAGGCCGCGCACCGGGCGAGCCCGCTCGGAAAACTCCGTCCGCGTTCCAGACTGACCAAGGGGCTCGCCGCGGGCGGCCTCAGCGTCAGCGTGGCCGCAGGAGCCTTCGGCGGAGTCGCCGCGGCGAGCTCCAACGCCCTCCCGGGCGATTCGCTGTACGGCCTGAAACGCGGCATAGAGGATTTCCGGCTCAACTACCTGGCCGATGGCGACGACCAGCGCGGCCAGACGTACCTCGACCAGGCCTCCACCCGGCTCAGCGAGGCCCGTCGGCTGATGGAGCGGGGCCGCAGCGGCCACCTGGACCACGAGTCGATCGGCGAGATCCGCCGCACCCTGTCCGGCATGCAGCGTGATGTGACTGAGGGACACCGTCTGCTGCACGCGGCCTACGAAGCCGACCCCGAATCCCTGGGCCCCATCCAGGCACTGTCCACGTTCTCCCAGTCCCACCGCGAGGCCTGGAGCACACTGAGCGACAGGCTTCCGGTGCAGCTCGGAGACGTCAAACAGCAGGTGTCGTCAGTCTTCGACGCCATAGACGAAGAGGTCGCCCCGCTGCAGTCCCAGCTTCCGCGGCCGCCCGCCCGAGGCGGCGGCGACGAGCGGCGGGCAAGCACCGGCCCGACCACCGGCGCCTCTGGTGCCTCCGGCACCCGCCGGTCCACCCCCCCAAGCTCCGACGGCAGCACCCCGTCCGCCGGTGAGTACGCGCCGAACACCGGTGGCAGCACCAGCGACCCGAGCAGCACGGCCACCACCAGCAGCGACGGCCTCCTCGGAGGCAGCACCGGCGGCCTGCTGGAACCGCCCAAGACCGGCACCGGCAGCGACACGCCGTCCACCAGCGCGTCTCCGACGGACCAACCCGACGTCACTCTCCCGCCGCTCCTCCCGGGCCTGCTGCCCGGTCTGGGCATCGACAGCGAGGACGCGGGCTGA
- a CDS encoding lysophospholipid acyltransferase family protein, with the protein MADAKVIPFDDDRSRGSAAQRPVRRRSTGSRRTGGESGEIGEVQPLPGRARTNDDGPVGRGDEPLQQQRADGRDGGLERRVAAGLAFLRRRLTGDYEVDDFGYDEELTDQVLMSLLRPLYEQYFRVEVKGVENIPAEGGALIVANHSGTLPLDGLMVQVAVHDHHPADRHLRLLAADLVFVLPVVNELARKLGHTLACTEDAERLLSQGELVGVMPEGFKGIGKPFSERYKLQRFGRGGFVSTALRQGVPIIPCSIVGAEEIYPMIGNAKTLARLLGFPYFPLTPTFPWLGPLGAVPLPTKWTIQFGEPIPTDGYPPEAAEDPMLMFNLTDQVREQIQHTLYKLLVQRRSVFF; encoded by the coding sequence ATGGCGGACGCCAAGGTCATTCCGTTCGACGACGACCGGTCCCGCGGGAGCGCGGCGCAGCGCCCGGTGCGGCGCCGGAGCACGGGGAGCCGGCGCACGGGCGGTGAGAGCGGGGAGATCGGCGAGGTCCAGCCGCTACCGGGCCGGGCGCGGACGAACGATGACGGGCCTGTGGGCCGCGGGGACGAACCGCTGCAGCAACAGCGGGCAGACGGGCGCGACGGAGGCCTGGAGCGGCGTGTGGCGGCCGGGCTGGCCTTCCTGCGGCGCCGGCTGACCGGCGACTACGAGGTCGACGACTTCGGTTACGACGAGGAGCTGACCGACCAGGTCCTGATGTCGCTTCTGCGGCCGCTGTACGAGCAGTACTTCCGGGTCGAGGTGAAGGGCGTCGAGAACATCCCGGCCGAGGGCGGGGCGTTGATCGTCGCCAACCACTCCGGGACGCTGCCGCTGGACGGCCTGATGGTGCAGGTCGCCGTGCACGACCACCACCCGGCCGACCGGCATCTGCGGTTGCTCGCGGCCGACCTGGTCTTCGTGCTGCCGGTGGTCAACGAACTGGCCCGCAAGCTGGGACACACCCTGGCCTGCACGGAGGACGCCGAACGGCTGTTGAGCCAGGGCGAGCTGGTCGGGGTGATGCCGGAAGGCTTCAAGGGCATCGGGAAGCCCTTCAGCGAGCGGTACAAACTGCAGCGGTTCGGCCGCGGCGGCTTCGTCTCCACGGCGCTGCGCCAGGGCGTGCCGATCATTCCCTGTTCGATCGTCGGGGCGGAGGAGATCTACCCGATGATCGGCAACGCGAAGACGCTCGCCCGGCTGCTGGGCTTCCCGTACTTCCCGCTGACGCCGACCTTCCCGTGGCTGGGGCCGCTGGGTGCGGTCCCGCTCCCCACGAAGTGGACGATCCAGTTCGGTGAGCCGATTCCGACGGATGGCTATCCGCCGGAGGCGGCCGAGGACCCGATGCTGATGTTCAACCTGACCGACCAGGTCCGCGAACAGATCCAGCACACGCTGTACAAGTTGCTGGTGCAGCGCAGGTCGGTCTTCTTCTGA
- a CDS encoding NAD-dependent epimerase/dehydratase family protein encodes MGKVVLVTGVARQLGGRFVRRIQRDPEVDRVIAVDAVPPAHHLGGADFIQTDIRHPTVARVLAETGADTVVHMDVTGTALGSGNRTTVKETNVIGTMQLLGACQKSPAVKRLVVKSSTNVYGSASRDPAVFTETTPPKSLPSGGFAKDAVEVEGYVRGFARRRPDVAVCVLRFANILGPTADTTLASYFTLPVLPTVFGYDPRLQFVHEDDVIEVLRIASHEPRRGTLNSGTFNIAGDGVLLLSQCSRRLGRPTVPLLLPAVTWAGSLVRTLGVTDFSPEQIRLLTHGRVVDTVQMRETLGFTPKYTTAGTFADFARGQGPGLLPPEALARTVDRIAVLAAKGSGRPTTDSAN; translated from the coding sequence TTGGGGAAGGTCGTGCTCGTCACCGGAGTGGCCCGGCAGCTGGGCGGCCGGTTCGTGCGGCGGATCCAGCGGGACCCGGAGGTCGACCGCGTCATCGCCGTGGACGCGGTGCCCCCGGCGCACCATCTGGGTGGGGCGGACTTCATCCAGACCGACATCCGGCACCCGACCGTCGCCCGGGTGCTCGCCGAGACGGGCGCCGACACGGTCGTCCACATGGACGTGACGGGCACGGCCCTGGGCAGCGGCAACCGGACCACGGTCAAGGAGACCAACGTCATCGGCACCATGCAGCTGCTCGGTGCCTGTCAGAAGTCGCCGGCCGTGAAGCGGCTGGTGGTGAAGTCCAGCACGAATGTGTACGGTTCGGCATCGCGGGATCCCGCCGTGTTCACCGAGACGACCCCGCCGAAGTCGCTGCCCAGCGGCGGCTTCGCGAAGGACGCCGTCGAGGTCGAGGGGTATGTGCGCGGGTTCGCCCGGCGGCGCCCGGACGTCGCCGTGTGTGTGCTGCGGTTCGCCAACATCCTCGGCCCGACCGCGGACACCACGCTCGCCTCCTACTTCACGCTGCCCGTCCTGCCGACCGTGTTCGGCTACGACCCCCGACTGCAGTTCGTCCACGAGGACGATGTCATCGAGGTGCTGAGGATCGCCTCGCACGAGCCGCGCCGGGGCACTCTCAACAGCGGTACGTTCAACATCGCTGGGGACGGCGTGCTGCTGCTCTCGCAGTGTTCCCGGAGGCTGGGCCGCCCCACCGTGCCGCTGCTGCTGCCCGCGGTCACCTGGGCCGGCTCCCTGGTCCGTACGCTGGGTGTGACGGACTTCTCGCCGGAGCAGATCCGGCTGCTCACCCACGGACGGGTGGTGGATACCGTCCAGATGCGCGAGACGCTCGGTTTCACACCCAAGTACACGACGGCCGGGACGTTCGCGGACTTCGCCCGCGGCCAGGGCCCCGGGCTGCTGCCGCCGGAGGCCCTCGCCCGGACCGTCGACCGGATCGCCGTACTGGCCGCGAAGGGCAGCGGCCGGCCCACGACGGACAGCGCCAACTGA
- a CDS encoding 30S ribosomal protein bS22, with amino-acid sequence MGSVIKKRRKRMAKKKHRKLLKRTRVQRRNKK; translated from the coding sequence GTGGGCTCTGTTATTAAGAAGCGGCGCAAGCGGATGGCCAAGAAGAAGCACCGCAAGCTGCTCAAGCGCACGCGCGTTCAGCGCCGCAACAAGAAGTAA
- a CDS encoding helix-turn-helix domain-containing protein produces the protein MTAADQRPLNEVVFLTVAEVATVMRVSKMTVYRLVHSGHLPAIRVGRSFRVPEQAVHEYLRDSYVGVETA, from the coding sequence ATGACTGCAGCTGATCAGAGGCCTCTGAACGAGGTTGTGTTCCTGACCGTGGCGGAGGTCGCCACGGTGATGCGAGTGTCGAAGATGACCGTGTACCGGCTGGTGCACAGCGGTCATCTGCCCGCGATCCGGGTCGGACGATCCTTCCGTGTCCCGGAGCAAGCGGTCCACGAGTACCTCCGGGACAGCTATGTGGGGGTGGAGACGGCCTGA
- a CDS encoding phosphatase — protein sequence MLTPAELRAYLVAVRLAGVVGTSREDSLRSYRLFAARDPRMLIGIDPEWSWNQRDLLALMADRCGVSADPQHTSGPDVIDPERTLAALDAFAERVQEVARRGAPVLFGTGHPQRLLGFYGGLADALSAAGCEVLTPAHGRCVDILTRFGLRTHHLDYVRGVALVREPGVERPGGEPGAHSHSPLPVRVALEAAAERGGPLPELVVGDHGWVCGAGQLGFEAIGLADTDDPAPFVGEAEGRVSVVVPVDDAVPSGYYRPLTRYVLKRACLSH from the coding sequence GTGCTGACCCCCGCCGAGCTCCGTGCGTATCTGGTGGCCGTTCGGTTGGCCGGGGTGGTGGGAACCTCACGGGAGGACAGCCTGCGCAGTTATCGGCTCTTCGCTGCGCGGGACCCCCGGATGCTGATCGGGATCGACCCTGAATGGTCCTGGAACCAGCGGGACCTGCTCGCTTTGATGGCGGACAGGTGTGGAGTTTCAGCCGATCCGCAGCACACTTCCGGTCCGGACGTGATCGACCCGGAACGGACGCTGGCCGCGCTGGACGCCTTCGCGGAGCGGGTCCAGGAGGTCGCCCGACGGGGTGCGCCCGTGCTGTTCGGTACCGGGCATCCGCAGCGGCTGCTCGGGTTCTACGGCGGGTTGGCGGACGCGCTCTCGGCGGCGGGGTGTGAGGTGCTCACACCGGCGCATGGTCGCTGTGTCGACATATTGACCCGGTTCGGTCTACGCACTCACCACCTCGACTACGTACGAGGGGTTGCCTTGGTGCGGGAACCGGGAGTCGAGCGCCCCGGTGGTGAGCCGGGTGCGCACAGCCATTCGCCGCTGCCGGTCCGTGTCGCCCTGGAGGCCGCGGCGGAGCGTGGAGGGCCGCTGCCGGAGCTGGTCGTGGGGGACCACGGGTGGGTCTGCGGTGCTGGTCAGCTGGGGTTCGAGGCGATCGGCCTGGCCGACACCGATGATCCCGCGCCCTTCGTGGGGGAGGCCGAGGGGCGGGTGTCCGTCGTCGTTCCGGTCGATGACGCGGTACCGTCTGGGTACTACCGACCACTCACCCGCTACGTGCTCAAACGAGCGTGTCTGTCACATTAG
- a CDS encoding acetoin utilization protein AcuC: protein MSGRAQLMWDQAVADYDFGPDHPMDPVRLKLTRKLVDAFGLDRELEVVAAKPAGESTLRLIHREDYIDAVKAASADPARADGRYGLGTVDDPAFAGMHEVSALIAGQSVAAAESVWRGDTEHAVNFAGGLHHAMPGSASGFCVYNDAALAIARLLELGAERVAYVDVDVHHGDGVQAAFWEDPRVLTISLHEHPRTLFPQTGWPEETGAAAGEGAAVNVALPAGTGDAGWLRAFHAVVPELLAEFRPQVLVTQHGADTHFEDPLAHLAVSLDAQRAVQVACHELAHAYAGGKWVALGGGGYAVVEVVPRSWTHLVGIAAGRPVAPETVIPEEWRQNVFALTRQWGPQRMTDGRWPVNWAPWESGYDPADRLDQAVLATRRAVFPLRGLLA from the coding sequence ATGAGCGGCCGCGCACAGTTGATGTGGGACCAGGCAGTAGCGGACTATGACTTCGGGCCGGACCATCCGATGGATCCGGTCCGGCTGAAGCTGACCCGGAAGCTGGTGGACGCCTTCGGGCTCGACCGGGAGCTGGAGGTCGTCGCGGCGAAACCGGCGGGGGAGTCGACGTTGCGGCTGATCCACCGGGAGGACTACATCGACGCCGTGAAGGCCGCGTCCGCCGATCCCGCGCGGGCCGACGGACGGTACGGACTCGGCACGGTCGACGATCCCGCGTTCGCCGGGATGCACGAGGTGTCCGCGCTGATCGCGGGGCAGTCGGTGGCCGCCGCGGAGTCGGTGTGGCGGGGAGACACCGAGCACGCGGTGAACTTCGCCGGTGGGCTGCACCATGCGATGCCGGGGAGCGCGTCCGGGTTCTGCGTGTACAACGACGCCGCGCTGGCCATCGCCCGGCTCCTGGAGCTGGGGGCCGAACGGGTCGCCTATGTGGACGTGGACGTGCACCACGGGGACGGCGTGCAGGCTGCGTTCTGGGAGGACCCGCGGGTGCTGACCATCTCGCTGCACGAACATCCCCGCACCCTGTTCCCGCAGACCGGGTGGCCGGAGGAGACCGGCGCGGCCGCGGGTGAGGGGGCCGCCGTGAACGTGGCGCTGCCAGCGGGGACGGGGGACGCGGGGTGGCTGCGGGCGTTCCACGCGGTGGTGCCGGAGCTGCTCGCGGAGTTCCGGCCGCAGGTCCTCGTCACACAGCACGGTGCGGATACGCACTTCGAGGATCCGCTGGCGCATCTCGCCGTGTCGCTGGACGCACAGCGGGCGGTGCAGGTGGCGTGCCACGAACTGGCGCACGCGTACGCGGGCGGGAAGTGGGTCGCGCTGGGCGGCGGCGGATACGCAGTGGTGGAGGTCGTGCCGCGGTCGTGGACGCATCTGGTGGGGATCGCGGCGGGACGCCCCGTCGCCCCGGAGACGGTCATCCCCGAGGAATGGCGGCAGAACGTGTTCGCGCTGACGCGGCAATGGGGGCCGCAGCGGATGACCGACGGGCGGTGGCCGGTGAACTGGGCGCCCTGGGAGTCGGGGTACGACCCCGCGGACCGCTTGGACCAGGCGGTGCTGGCGACCCGGCGTGCGGTGTTCCCGCTGCGGGGACTGCTGGCGTAA